One window of the Candidatus Phycorickettsia trachydisci genome contains the following:
- a CDS encoding acetylglutamate kinase, whose product MYKNYEIISSIPSPKQETQNRSKVFESGLIREIINKNSDLKDEILVIKLPAEIIEDDGLLANFVDNIKVIADSGAGIILVHDYTNLVSSTLSLFNISQKKISEFRGSDHKTTQIIEMVLSGYVNKKIVSFLCSSNCKAIGISGKDGYLIESRRSVVAQKSCDDVIDFGFIGEPISVNAEILLNFLDNNIITVVSPVSFGLNKVTHILDADLTAAMIAGELSARHLIFLTSLGKLSVSGEGLKICTLSKLHRLHQQNAINKEYDKIIQASKRALENNTKYIHISPSKEYDSTLLTIFTDSHSTKVIL is encoded by the coding sequence GTGTACAAAAACTACGAAATTATATCTTCAATACCCTCCCCAAAGCAAGAAACACAGAATAGATCTAAGGTGTTTGAATCTGGGCTTATTAGAGAAATTATCAACAAAAACAGTGATCTTAAGGATGAAATATTGGTCATTAAGCTTCCTGCTGAGATTATTGAAGACGATGGATTATTGGCAAACTTTGTTGATAATATTAAAGTTATAGCAGATAGTGGTGCTGGCATAATTTTGGTGCATGACTATACAAATTTAGTATCATCCACACTTAGTCTTTTCAACATCAGTCAAAAGAAAATTTCTGAGTTTCGAGGCTCTGATCATAAAACCACTCAAATTATTGAAATGGTTCTATCAGGATACGTAAATAAAAAAATAGTATCCTTTTTGTGTAGCAGTAATTGTAAAGCTATAGGTATATCAGGCAAAGATGGTTACTTGATAGAATCGCGTAGATCTGTTGTAGCACAAAAGTCTTGTGATGATGTTATTGATTTTGGATTTATAGGAGAGCCAATTTCAGTTAATGCAGAGATATTATTAAACTTTTTAGATAATAATATTATTACAGTTGTTTCTCCCGTATCTTTTGGATTAAACAAAGTAACACATATACTAGATGCTGATTTAACAGCTGCAATGATTGCGGGAGAACTTAGCGCAAGACATCTAATCTTCCTAACTTCCTTAGGTAAGCTTTCTGTGTCAGGTGAAGGCCTAAAAATTTGCACTTTATCCAAGTTGCACAGGCTTCATCAACAAAATGCTATCAACAAGGAATACGACAAAATTATCCAGGCTTCAAAAAGAGCCTTGGAAAATAATACAAAATATATTCATATTAGCCCTTCAAAGGAATACGATTCTACCTTACTGACAATATTTACGGATAGTCATTCAACAAAAGTGATATTGTAG
- the queF gene encoding NADPH-dependent 7-cyano-7-deazaguanine reductase QueF (Catalyzes the NADPH-dependent reduction of 7-cyano-7-deazaguanine (preQ0) to 7-aminomethyl-7-deazaguanine (preQ1) in queuosine biosynthesis), with amino-acid sequence MSLDLSILGKKVDAPESYNPAILFPISRSGQRAEFANKIEFKGVDIWYAYEISWLNPKGKPQVALGRFIFDANSENIVESKSLKLYLNSLNNFNVENMQTLQNIIKGDLSKASSSDVDVTLFSVKDKFEFLEYDGIYLDDLDVEINYEKKVDTSYLKKSDTLVKEKVYTDLFKANCLVTHQADWATLFIEYEGHKIDHEGLLKYLISYRNHNSFHEHCVEHIYADLLTILKPTFLNVYAKFTRRGGLDITPYRTNQTLKLPSFGRTTRQ; translated from the coding sequence ATGTCTCTTGATCTATCTATCCTTGGTAAAAAAGTTGACGCCCCAGAATCTTATAATCCTGCAATATTATTTCCTATATCAAGAAGCGGACAAAGAGCTGAATTTGCTAATAAAATAGAATTTAAAGGTGTAGACATTTGGTATGCTTATGAAATTTCTTGGCTTAACCCTAAAGGCAAGCCTCAGGTAGCTTTAGGTAGATTTATTTTTGATGCTAATTCTGAAAATATCGTTGAATCCAAATCTCTTAAATTATATTTAAACTCTCTTAATAATTTTAATGTAGAGAATATGCAGACGTTACAAAATATAATTAAAGGTGATTTATCAAAGGCTTCCTCATCAGATGTAGATGTCACACTATTCAGCGTAAAAGACAAGTTTGAATTCCTAGAATATGACGGAATATATTTAGATGATTTAGATGTAGAAATAAACTACGAAAAAAAGGTTGATACATCTTATCTAAAAAAAAGTGATACATTAGTAAAAGAAAAGGTTTACACAGACCTATTCAAAGCAAATTGCTTAGTAACTCATCAAGCAGATTGGGCAACGCTTTTTATAGAATATGAAGGCCATAAAATAGATCACGAAGGACTGCTCAAATACCTTATATCATATCGAAATCATAATTCATTTCATGAACATTGTGTTGAACACATATATGCAGACTTATTAACAATCTTAAAACCTACTTTCCTTAATGTGTATGCAAAATTTACAAGGCGTGGTGGGTTAGATATAACACCTTATCGTACCAATCAAACTCTAAAATTACCATCTTTCGGACGTACTACCCGTCAATAG
- a CDS encoding sodium:solute symporter family transporter, giving the protein MTLDLFLFSSFLVLSLILGLISSTRISNISEYAIGNRDFSTPTMVATIIATWIGAGFFSHNLIETYRQGLYYLIPASMNSLVLVLMGYVFAPRMGEFLGKLSVAESMGEMFGQKTRIITVIFGLIRSICYLGVNFKVSSQILELLFGASGYYATVWSALIVLIYSTLGGIRSVTFTDFIQFLTFGCLMPAIAIIAWQSLGERNIDIVWDTLTTSPLFDYRAIFDLKNPKLYEMLGVSLFFLIPKFGPENFQRISMARSINQAMRSFKVAGLICFLIQSIVVIIGIFILSDNPRLKPDGLVSYIISHYAYFPGFKGIISVGIMAMIMSTADSLINSISIMFAHDLCKPLGFKWANNELLVARIAAVMSGVIAVFFAIKIDTIFNLILSFAGLYLPVISIPFILAVFGFRSSEKSVLTAMYGTIITIITWKIFFSKSSGDSIMPGIIANLIFLFGTHYLTNQERGWVGIKDQRTYKAIVDSRKRFWYRIWYGIKSFSFINFCKAYTPKKIEIFFFFGLFAIISTIITMISMRSSELFYNSIIAGCYISVLTFASYLLIYPLWPDTFKKHTFVAIFWTAATFYINIFMNGIFFSVSNSSQIQTAIFFLNITAILILFSWQAALLMLLIGFTGSLVFVKIFLNLDYLNIVDIQFYLVFCLLLISSILVAFLKPHQEANIQNKELLSLQSKEMSHMSQQLLKHMIIRQEFINNVNHEIRTPIHHVGAYLNDLKEHLETSSNQEKRESIEALEKAYERIRGYMDNILDLSELTNDNVKLKYQTVDLQELINETTDQFTRLYLGDKDIQFYSKSNIKDTRVKCDKDKIVQVLINLLKNAVEFTPNGTIEIVLSKENIGSTKGIKCAVVDEGVGIPEEELFDIFGPFIQSSRTKNMSGGKGLGLAICEHIIKLHKGKIYAENNSKKGAIISFVLPLKK; this is encoded by the coding sequence ATGACTCTCGATTTATTTCTCTTTTCTTCTTTTCTAGTTTTGAGCTTAATTTTAGGCTTAATAAGTAGCACTAGAATAAGCAATATATCAGAATATGCTATTGGAAATAGAGATTTTTCCACTCCAACAATGGTAGCAACTATAATTGCTACATGGATAGGTGCAGGTTTCTTTTCTCATAATTTAATAGAAACTTATAGGCAAGGGCTTTATTACCTCATTCCAGCTTCTATGAATTCCTTAGTTCTAGTATTAATGGGATATGTCTTTGCCCCTCGTATGGGTGAATTTTTGGGTAAATTATCAGTAGCTGAAAGCATGGGGGAGATGTTTGGCCAAAAAACTAGAATAATTACCGTAATATTCGGACTCATTAGATCGATTTGCTATTTAGGTGTAAACTTCAAGGTTTCATCCCAAATATTAGAGCTTCTCTTTGGTGCTTCTGGTTATTACGCTACAGTTTGGAGTGCCTTAATAGTTTTAATTTACTCTACTTTAGGAGGTATTAGATCAGTCACTTTTACTGATTTTATTCAATTTTTAACATTTGGCTGCTTGATGCCTGCAATAGCCATTATTGCTTGGCAATCTTTAGGAGAAAGAAACATTGATATAGTATGGGATACCTTAACAACTAGTCCTCTTTTTGACTATCGTGCTATTTTTGATTTAAAGAATCCTAAACTTTACGAAATGTTAGGAGTTTCTCTGTTTTTTTTAATTCCCAAATTTGGACCAGAAAATTTTCAAAGAATTTCAATGGCACGCAGCATAAATCAAGCCATGAGATCCTTCAAGGTTGCTGGATTAATTTGTTTTTTAATTCAATCTATTGTAGTCATAATTGGAATATTTATATTAAGCGATAATCCGAGGCTAAAGCCCGATGGCTTGGTAAGCTACATTATTAGCCATTATGCTTATTTTCCTGGATTTAAAGGAATCATTAGTGTAGGAATAATGGCTATGATCATGTCTACCGCTGATTCACTAATTAACTCTATATCTATAATGTTTGCGCATGATTTATGCAAGCCTTTAGGCTTCAAATGGGCAAACAATGAACTTTTAGTAGCTCGAATTGCAGCTGTTATGTCCGGCGTTATAGCAGTATTTTTTGCTATCAAAATTGATACTATTTTTAACTTAATACTATCATTTGCTGGATTATATTTACCTGTAATCAGCATTCCTTTTATTTTAGCCGTTTTTGGTTTCAGAAGCTCAGAAAAATCAGTTTTAACAGCTATGTATGGGACAATAATTACTATAATTACATGGAAAATATTTTTTTCTAAATCTTCTGGAGATAGCATTATGCCAGGCATTATTGCCAACCTCATCTTTTTGTTTGGCACACATTACCTTACGAATCAGGAGAGAGGATGGGTTGGTATAAAAGATCAAAGAACTTATAAAGCAATTGTGGATAGCAGAAAGAGGTTCTGGTATAGAATCTGGTATGGAATCAAAAGCTTTAGCTTTATAAATTTTTGTAAAGCTTATACCCCAAAGAAAATAGAAATATTCTTTTTTTTCGGTCTATTCGCAATAATATCGACCATCATCACTATGATTTCTATGCGCTCTAGTGAGTTGTTTTATAATAGCATCATAGCGGGTTGTTACATTAGTGTTTTGACTTTTGCATCCTACCTGTTAATTTATCCTCTTTGGCCGGACACTTTTAAAAAACATACCTTTGTGGCAATTTTTTGGACTGCTGCTACTTTCTATATCAATATTTTCATGAACGGCATATTTTTTTCAGTTAGTAATAGCTCACAAATTCAAACTGCTATATTTTTCCTTAACATCACGGCTATCTTAATTCTTTTTAGTTGGCAAGCAGCATTATTAATGCTTTTAATAGGTTTTACTGGAAGCCTTGTATTTGTAAAAATATTCCTAAATTTAGATTACCTCAATATTGTAGATATTCAGTTTTATCTAGTTTTCTGTCTATTGCTAATAAGTAGTATTTTGGTAGCTTTTTTGAAACCCCATCAAGAAGCTAATATTCAAAACAAGGAACTACTATCACTCCAGTCAAAAGAAATGAGCCATATGTCTCAGCAGCTACTCAAACACATGATTATACGCCAAGAATTTATTAATAACGTCAATCATGAAATCAGAACTCCTATACATCACGTTGGAGCTTATCTAAACGACTTAAAAGAACATTTGGAAACTTCAAGCAATCAAGAAAAAAGAGAGTCTATTGAAGCATTGGAAAAAGCTTATGAGCGCATTAGAGGCTATATGGATAATATACTTGATTTATCAGAACTCACTAATGATAATGTTAAACTAAAATATCAAACAGTTGATCTTCAAGAGCTAATAAATGAAACTACAGATCAATTTACGAGACTTTATTTAGGCGATAAAGACATACAATTTTATTCCAAATCTAACATTAAAGATACAAGAGTAAAATGTGATAAAGACAAGATAGTTCAGGTATTAATCAATTTGCTCAAAAATGCGGTTGAATTTACACCTAACGGAACAATAGAAATAGTCCTATCTAAAGAAAATATAGGTAGTACCAAAGGTATCAAATGTGCCGTTGTAGATGAAGGTGTAGGTATCCCTGAAGAAGAACTGTTTGATATTTTTGGTCCATTTATTCAAAGCTCACGCACCAAAAATATGTCAGGCGGCAAAGGCCTCGGGCTTGCAATATGTGAGCATATTATTAAGCTTCATAAAGGTAAGATATACGCTGAAAATAATTCTAAAAAAGGTGCTATAATATCCTTTGTTTTACCTTTAAAAAAGTAG
- a CDS encoding threonine aldolase family protein — MKIDIDFFSDTNTDPSRGMREAMANAKVGNEVAGEDPTVNELVSEVCNLLGKEAGIFLPSGTMCNVIAYKAQVEVPGDYIVLDETSHSLVVQSGLIAAQANANSLPIKGERGIFKLEQIEEYITRPHLRNIPRTRIVSIEQTTNFGGGAIWPIEYIQDIAKLCKANNVYMHLDGARLFNACAHTNIKPKEYVKLFDSAFVDFSKGLGAPMGAVLVGSKEFIEKAWYYKFQIGGGMHQAGIIAAGCLYGLKNNIYLLQEDHDKAKYLSNALDKIAKIDIDKSLYETNIIYFGLKDTKLPLDNFIDVLLRYGIRMLRIKDKIRAITHRDISYDQINFTIKVINETLKLE; from the coding sequence ATGAAAATAGACATAGATTTTTTTAGTGATACTAATACGGACCCTTCAAGAGGGATGCGTGAGGCAATGGCAAATGCAAAAGTAGGCAATGAGGTAGCCGGTGAAGATCCTACTGTAAATGAATTAGTGTCAGAGGTATGTAACTTGCTTGGCAAGGAGGCAGGAATATTTTTACCCTCCGGTACTATGTGTAATGTAATTGCATATAAAGCCCAAGTAGAGGTGCCAGGAGATTACATAGTATTAGATGAAACATCTCATTCATTAGTTGTGCAGTCTGGATTAATAGCCGCTCAAGCCAATGCTAATAGTTTACCTATCAAAGGAGAACGTGGAATTTTTAAGCTAGAGCAAATTGAAGAATATATAACTCGTCCTCATTTAAGAAACATTCCTAGAACACGAATTGTATCTATTGAGCAGACAACAAATTTTGGTGGCGGAGCAATATGGCCAATAGAATATATCCAAGATATTGCAAAATTATGCAAGGCTAATAATGTATACATGCATTTAGATGGTGCGCGGTTATTTAACGCATGCGCTCATACAAATATTAAGCCTAAAGAATATGTGAAATTGTTTGATTCTGCATTTGTTGATTTTAGTAAAGGTTTAGGTGCTCCCATGGGGGCGGTACTCGTAGGAAGCAAAGAGTTCATAGAAAAAGCATGGTATTATAAATTTCAAATAGGAGGAGGGATGCATCAGGCAGGAATTATAGCTGCTGGGTGCCTTTATGGTCTCAAAAATAATATCTACTTATTGCAGGAAGATCATGATAAAGCAAAATATCTGTCTAATGCTTTGGATAAAATAGCAAAAATTGATATCGATAAAAGTCTGTATGAGACAAACATAATCTACTTTGGTTTAAAAGATACCAAATTACCACTTGATAATTTTATTGATGTATTACTAAGGTATGGAATTAGAATGCTTAGGATAAAGGATAAGATTAGAGCTATTACCCATCGAGATATAAGTTATGACCAAATAAATTTTACTATAAAGGTCATAAATGAGACTTTAAAGTTAGAATAA